DNA from Sphaerodactylus townsendi isolate TG3544 linkage group LG08, MPM_Stown_v2.3, whole genome shotgun sequence:
ACtgtaattctataaatatttcattcacagtccaatggaaaaaagGCGGAATCTGGTGGAATCGCGGTCCACTCACTACACCGCCAAATGGCCTGCACGCTGAAGTGcgcttttgctgctgcttctttgaaccttgctgctcctttgaacttgtacaatttggcggcaggttgctgtttcttgaaccggtgccaTTTGGCGGTGTGGCGAGTGGACCGCGATTCCACCAGATTCCGCCTTTTTTCCATTGGAcggtgaatgaaatatttatagaagtATGGTCGGGAGAACCTCATGGACTCATGGAACGATTTCAttcttgattatgttattttgtgaatattgcatatatgcacatTAGTcgttgttggtattaacacttccttgtgcaagccctgttgtgtggcaagttttttttggggggggggttggccaaccttgttccttgtctcttgatacagaaatgaatccccgGAGCCATGACGATCATCTCACAATACGATCGGCTGCgcctgcagagctgtgcatgtgcaacgtgcaaaataatacaaaaaagtCCTCTCTGCAATgtcagggcaataatgaatgtgttgctgtggaTTGGTCGTgattgctgccacagggagaaaacatgtttgggggactttgcgCCCTGTGCGGCCCTCAGAGAATCTACCCACGACCTGCTGGGGAACTTGCGCAGAACggcaggcaggtggattctcaccGATGGCACACAGCATGGAGCAAGGGAGGGAgctaaagcgcctcctgcctgactTTTTGctcaggagtggctccaacctgggtgtaatgaaccagtaaagtccagtcaaaagtaaccatgttaagttctttattgagctggcattcttagtcaggcacaggcaatgcgagaactaaccccccaaatctcaaacagCCGCTTATACGGGCTTCAGGcaagctcccgccaaaagaagatcaacaattcaggttctcataCAGAATCTcacacagttacacacaggcaagcgagcgaaagcaagataaccacaacagtgaaattccccttcccggacGTTCCACCAGAAACTCCAGCAGGAACTTTTCCAAGGTTGAACCTTGGAAACCTTACACTGGGTTTTGCAAGAGGATCGCTGGTTtaaagatttttgaaaattccgggttgagggaaataaaatgggacaaacTCGTTTGGGGAATGAGGCCTGTCCGAAGTTGTTCCTTTGTATCGCACCCTACACCTGCCATATTTGCCCCGTGCGGAATCAGACAAAGTGTGTAAAAGCAGGGAGAAACTCAAGCAGGTGGTCGGCTGCATTGGGCTTGACAGCTGGTTCAAAGTTTGGTCTTGGTATACCAAGAAAAGCCCGTCCCGAATCTCCCTCCTCTTAGATGGGGCCCAACAAGAAGTGAGGATGTCTAATGAAATTTTTCAGAATCTTTCGTCTTGCTTTTCAGCCTTGACTTTGAACGGAAAGATTGTCATCGTCGGGGGGAAACTGTTCGCCAGCACGGAGGTAGCAGATGATTTTGACAACACGGTAAAGATTTGCAAAGCAGCTCACGGGACCATTGCGACCCCACGGAACGAAAAGGAGAACAACGCTGTCAAGAGCTTCGTGATCAGGGCCAACACGTACGCTTATCTGGGCTTTACAGAAGGGCACGTTCCTGGGGAATTCCAGTTCTTGAATGGGGTTCCTTTGAACTACACCAACTGGTACGAGGGCGAGCCAAAGGGGAAAGGGGCAGAGAAGTGTGTGGAGATGTATCTGGATGGCACCTGGAATGACAAAATATGCAGCAAATCCCGCCTCACTGTCTGTGAATTTTAAGTCACACCCAATCACAGACCTCGGGGGTTGTCCTAGGGGTGTCATTGCGGACACCCTGCATGGTATAATGCCTAGTGGGTAGGACTACCTACTCAACTATGAAACTCATGGAGTGAACATGTGCCAGTTTCTCTCTCAgtcaaatctacctcacagggctgttgtgaggataaataagGGAAAGGACCGTATTTACTGACCTGCAGTCCTCAAAGGAAGGGCTAGGGGGAAGTGAAATTAATACATAATTGAAGGTTCCTTGTGAAGAGACTGATTAATGATTGATTATTCTGTGCCAGTAAAGGGAAATCAATAAAATACGATGCATCTAACTTGTCTTTCTTTTGATTTATTGCTGATAAAGACTGTGTTATGTCTAAACATGCTGCCTTTTTTGAGATGAAGTAATTTTGTATCTGGACACATATAAATTAAGAATTtgtaggggtgctgtgtggtttccgggctgtatggccgtgttctagcagcattctctcctgacgtttcgcctgcatatgtggctggcatcttcagaggatctgatatttccgtgtgtcttggaacaatttctccccgtagaagaagaaaaaaaagagtttggatttatatcccccctctctctcctgcaggagactcaaaggggcttacaatctccttgcccttcccccctcacaacaaacaccctgtgaggtgggtgggactgagagagctccgagaattgtgactagcccaaggtcacccagctggtgtatgtgggagtgcacaggctaatctgaatttcccagataagcctccacagctcaggcagcagagctgggaatcaaacccggttcctccagattagatatacgagctcttaacctcccacgccactgctgctcctgtagagaTGTTcaaatttctccccgtagagatgttccgtacagtccagaaacccacagcaccccagtgattccagccgtgaaagccttcgacaatacattaagaatTTGTAGCTTTTGATTACTGGCATGAAATCCATCTGACAACATTACATATACATGGGTATGATGACATCAGTGAGCTATGGGAGTGGATTTTCATCTTATACATTGAGCAATCCAGTAGAATCCAAAGATCTGTTCAAATTCACCTGACCTGAAATCTCTCTGTTCTGGTAATTCAATAGCAGATTGATTTGCTAATGTCTGCAGGTCGTGTTTCTCTTAAAGTTACAGTAACCAACTTCTAGGTGGACTCTGGAtttacagctgttctccagactacaggaagaatttcccctggagaaaatgactccttCAGGGGGTGGAGTCTCTGACATTAAAACCCATGGAAATTCCTACCCAATCCAAATCCTACctctcccaagctccacccctgaaTCTTCAGGTATCTCCCAAGCCGAGTTGGAGCAAAGATGTAATTGTCtctgcttagaaaggtgtaattttcTTTGATACAGTCAGGGTTAAAATGCAAAACACACCAATGCACAAACACACGCAAAAGTCACAAATGTATTTTAGAAGGATTCGTTGCAACTCACTGTGACTGAATAtgcactgctgctctgccacaCAGTGAGGGAGCATCTCCTTTGCGgtagagatttctgtacagatgtgCTCACACTTACGGCTCCGCTGATCCTGGAAGCCCCACTATTAGTGAGAGTAGGAAACCCTCAATGTCTCCTCTTGCTTTGGGGTTTGTTCCTTTTGGGTCGCACACCCACCCAAGCCAAGAATAAAGATtgccggggcggggtggggttgggggttgggggtggggtttggcctttaaatgtaatattgggcgattccacacacgagtaaaataggttcgacccagttccctgagaagggtactgacctaggtcgaagccattgttgttccccactgcaaccagcttgatcccagctcggagggcggaatcatcctgtgcctcttcggcactccgttccgattggctactgttctacagccatgttccgtctatccccacacacgttattaaaaaactgctacaggaatggagggacgaaggtggcgttttttgattggccagctgtacgcatgctcgaaacactcagctgtgattggctgaatgggggactcctggcaccagagactccgcactttactggaatcgagctgagtttgagcgtggttccctgaaaaagtagtagttcccaactggagtcggaaattggaccgttacacggggcgaagctggtacaaaaccacgtcgatcccagtggttgtgcggagcacttaggtcgaacgcagctcaaacttaggtcaataacacaagtgcggaatcgaccattgatattctttatatcaatattgtgcaggctgctactATTCTTTTTTGGTTTTTAGGGAAATGCGAGCCATGATCTCTGTGATGATAGGGGAGGTGGGAAATAGTATCATCAAAATAGGAGTAGTAGACATTGCGAAGCAAAGGGGTTTGTGCTTTTTGGATGCATCCCTTTTAGCAT
Protein-coding regions in this window:
- the LOC125437377 gene encoding pulmonary surfactant-associated protein A-like; translated protein: MQSSRLFLLVVVFLATGHGEQRCVGSIGPQGPPGRSGAPGLPGPQGEKGERGYPGQPGLSAYEDPNLQNKLWALEHRITRLEKALTLNGKIVIVGGKLFASTEVADDFDNTVKICKAAHGTIATPRNEKENNAVKSFVIRANTYAYLGFTEGHVPGEFQFLNGVPLNYTNWYEGEPKGKGAEKCVEMYLDGTWNDKICSKSRLTVCEF